In a genomic window of Pedobacter sp. KBS0701:
- a CDS encoding RNA polymerase sigma factor, giving the protein MNVVKDSEAELVLKLKNGSQTAFSLLYELHVKRIYTFALKILKSPALAEDIVQEVFVKLWETAPKLEPNLPLQSYLFTIARNLSLNVIRKAAKETIITEEIARYALDQGDDGLAFAQYRQTKEFVSRAVQLLPPQRRKIYELCHGSGYSYKQAAEELGLKDATINSQMVKAIRSIKRYLVRHGALLSLFF; this is encoded by the coding sequence ATGAATGTTGTCAAAGATTCAGAGGCGGAACTGGTGCTAAAGTTGAAAAATGGCAGCCAAACTGCTTTTTCTCTTCTTTATGAACTGCATGTAAAAAGGATTTACACATTTGCACTGAAGATTTTAAAATCCCCTGCGCTCGCAGAAGACATCGTTCAGGAAGTATTTGTGAAATTATGGGAAACCGCTCCTAAATTGGAACCCAACTTACCCCTTCAGTCTTATCTGTTTACCATAGCCAGAAATTTATCTTTGAATGTGATTCGAAAAGCTGCTAAAGAAACAATAATTACTGAAGAGATAGCTAGATATGCTCTGGATCAGGGTGATGACGGACTCGCTTTCGCCCAGTATAGGCAAACAAAGGAATTTGTTTCCCGTGCTGTTCAGCTGTTGCCCCCGCAGCGCAGAAAAATCTACGAGCTTTGCCATGGATCTGGCTATAGCTATAAGCAGGCAGCTGAAGAACTTGGTTTAAAAGATGCAACCATCAACAGCCAAATGGTTAAAGCCATCCGCTCGATCAAAAGATACCTCGTCAGGCACGGGGCGCTTTTGTCGTTATTTTTTTAG
- a CDS encoding glycoside hydrolase family 105 protein, with translation MCRKLIALFLFLIPCQFLFAQKNMLKDFPEGFGPKEVGKRLAYRFLDRKHMLHAGKWISYPETFNWTGALRYAKLTKDKKLLSLLEERFEKLTSQEKQLLPIMNHVDLNMFGSLPLELYQITKNKHYFDLGIPYADTQWDVPQNADKKQKEWANKGFSWQTRLWIDDMYMITIVQAQAYKATGNPKYIERAASEMVLYLDELQRPNGLFYHAPDVPFYWGRGNGWMAAGMTELLRLLPKDNKDRPRILKGYETMMKSLKDFQRPSGMWNQLIDEPDCWAETSGSAMFTYALISGVKQGWLDQHEYAPVARKAWLALVPYINEKGDVAEVCVGTNKKNDKQYYYDRPRSVGDSHGQSPYLWCTFALLEK, from the coding sequence ATGTGTAGAAAATTAATTGCCTTATTTTTATTCTTAATTCCCTGTCAGTTTCTGTTTGCCCAGAAAAATATGCTTAAAGATTTTCCGGAAGGATTTGGTCCAAAGGAAGTGGGAAAACGTTTAGCTTATCGCTTTCTCGATAGAAAACACATGCTCCATGCCGGCAAATGGATCAGCTATCCTGAAACCTTTAATTGGACAGGAGCGCTTCGGTATGCTAAATTAACAAAAGATAAAAAGCTCTTATCGCTTTTGGAAGAAAGGTTTGAGAAACTCACTTCGCAGGAAAAACAGCTCTTGCCGATCATGAACCATGTTGATTTGAACATGTTTGGCAGCCTGCCCCTTGAACTTTATCAGATTACTAAAAACAAGCATTATTTTGACCTGGGTATTCCCTATGCAGATACCCAATGGGACGTTCCGCAAAATGCTGATAAAAAGCAAAAAGAATGGGCCAATAAAGGATTTTCGTGGCAAACCCGCTTATGGATTGATGATATGTATATGATCACCATTGTGCAGGCGCAGGCCTATAAAGCAACCGGAAACCCGAAATATATAGAACGTGCTGCAAGTGAAATGGTGCTTTACCTTGATGAACTGCAAAGGCCGAACGGCCTGTTCTACCATGCGCCAGATGTACCGTTTTACTGGGGGCGTGGTAATGGCTGGATGGCTGCGGGCATGACGGAACTGTTGCGCCTGCTGCCCAAAGATAACAAGGATCGACCGCGTATCCTTAAGGGTTATGAAACGATGATGAAAAGTTTGAAGGATTTTCAGCGGCCCAGCGGCATGTGGAACCAGTTAATCGATGAGCCTGATTGTTGGGCCGAGACATCCGGATCAGCCATGTTTACGTACGCGCTGATCAGCGGGGTGAAACAGGGATGGCTGGATCAGCATGAATATGCACCGGTTGCCCGTAAAGCCTGGTTGGCATTGGTACCTTATATTAACGAAAAAGGCGATGTCGCAGAAGTGTGTGTCGGGACAAACAAGAAAAATGATAAACAGTATTATTATGACCGTCCAAGGAGTGTAGGCGATTCGCATGGGCAATCTCCATATTTATGGTGCACTTTCGCCCTTCTGGAGAAATAA
- a CDS encoding RagB/SusD family nutrient uptake outer membrane protein — MKKITFIIVAIAISFISCKKDFLNEKPLDFLITDNAYTTAKDYEAALNNQYNRVRSEFYNSGEQRPFDYVFGCDLVFDGQPATTRHTNMVAAYSPLSTEIPLIHWTSLYKIVAESNTIIDRIPGSSLTPPEKILMEARAKFFRGLAYRTLAYLYGGVPLNITEAVNPKTDYTRATKIAVLQQAISDLKFAATNLPAINMVQDGEVNNLAAYHLLSEVYLAAGQFQNAADAASTVISNPNVGLMTTRFGVKSTDVTKNVYWDLFQRGNQNRKNGTNREALWVIQFETDVPGGGAVSTGIGGSYQMERHFAPQFLTFRLAGSSVQPFLYPISDYTGGRGIGWAIPTKYFSDVIWQSDFNNDLRNAPFNFVREFKVTNPAHPRFGQTISTINPPAGITVPRRDFYAFQSKVTTPGDHPDGMFQDKSQLLLKASAGGTYADQYMFRLAETYLLRAEAYLGLTQPDKAAADINVVRSRSNASPVQPANVNIDYILDERMRELGSEEKRRITLMRLGLVYDRVKKCNPYYNDVLATYNLWPIPASEIERNNGARLEQNPGY; from the coding sequence GCTATTGCCATTTCGTTTATCTCCTGTAAAAAGGATTTTCTGAACGAAAAACCACTTGATTTCTTAATCACAGATAATGCTTATACCACCGCAAAGGATTACGAAGCGGCCTTGAATAACCAATATAACCGGGTAAGAAGCGAATTTTATAACAGTGGAGAACAACGTCCTTTCGATTATGTGTTTGGCTGCGATCTGGTTTTTGATGGTCAGCCAGCCACTACAAGGCATACCAATATGGTTGCTGCATATTCGCCCTTAAGTACAGAAATTCCGTTAATTCACTGGACTTCATTATACAAAATAGTAGCAGAATCGAACACCATTATCGATCGTATTCCGGGCTCGTCACTAACTCCTCCCGAAAAGATATTAATGGAAGCCAGGGCGAAATTTTTCAGAGGCCTGGCCTACCGTACACTGGCCTATTTATATGGTGGTGTACCCCTGAATATCACAGAGGCTGTTAATCCTAAAACAGATTATACGAGGGCCACCAAAATAGCTGTGCTTCAGCAGGCTATCAGCGACCTGAAATTTGCAGCAACGAATCTTCCGGCCATTAACATGGTTCAGGATGGAGAAGTAAATAACCTGGCTGCCTACCATCTTTTATCGGAAGTTTACCTGGCGGCGGGGCAGTTTCAAAATGCGGCAGATGCTGCCTCTACTGTAATCAGTAACCCCAATGTTGGTCTGATGACCACCAGGTTTGGGGTGAAATCAACAGATGTTACTAAAAATGTATATTGGGATCTTTTTCAAAGAGGTAACCAGAACAGAAAAAACGGTACCAACAGGGAAGCCCTGTGGGTAATCCAGTTCGAAACAGATGTACCGGGCGGTGGCGCCGTTTCTACAGGTATTGGTGGTTCTTATCAGATGGAAAGGCATTTTGCACCACAATTTCTCACTTTCAGGCTTGCTGGCAGCAGTGTTCAACCGTTTTTATACCCTATAAGCGATTATACCGGTGGCAGGGGAATCGGTTGGGCAATACCCACCAAATATTTTTCGGACGTCATCTGGCAGAGTGATTTTAATAACGACCTTAGAAATGCACCCTTTAATTTTGTACGCGAATTTAAAGTAACCAATCCTGCACATCCACGCTTCGGTCAAACCATATCTACCATCAATCCACCGGCGGGTATAACCGTGCCAAGAAGAGATTTCTATGCTTTTCAATCAAAAGTAACTACTCCAGGCGACCATCCTGATGGCATGTTCCAGGATAAATCGCAGCTGCTGCTTAAAGCAAGTGCAGGCGGAACTTATGCTGATCAGTATATGTTTCGGTTGGCAGAAACTTATTTGCTAAGGGCCGAAGCCTATTTGGGTTTAACCCAGCCCGATAAAGCTGCAGCCGATATTAATGTGGTACGCAGCAGGTCTAATGCATCTCCAGTGCAGCCGGCCAATGTAAACATTGATTACATTTTAGACGAGCGGATGCGAGAGCTGGGGTCGGAAGAAAAAAGACGGATTACCCTGATGAGGCTCGGCCTGGTTTACGATCGTGTAAAAAAATGTAATCCCTATTACAACGATGTGTTAGCTACTTACAACCTGTGGCCCATTCCTGCTTCCGAAATTGAGCGTAACAATGGTGCAAGATTGGAACAGAATCCTGGCTATTAA
- a CDS encoding FecR family protein, with protein MEQSIKQLFLKYIRNLTSQQENDQVLLMMKNDNYQEEWAQALTEFQYEFEAGKEETELADQQALFQKIKKRATLKTVKKPLHWIGYAASVLLISAIAYFLLKPVNKPVIVAKNKTDKPAEKTGGHKWIKLPDGTSVQLNNDSRLVYDQDFKGKQKREVTLYGEAFFDVAHDAAHPFIIHTGKITTTVLGTAFNISAYDHQKAVTVTVTRGRVLVQRADKTLAVLTSNQQLSWKIGQEYQSKQTVNTETATAWKSQDLIMDDITLLQASELIAKRYGIEVLFKSDKVKKCRFTAAFLNRNNISQVTEVLSAITGASFERKGNQLLIDGEGCENL; from the coding sequence TTGGAACAATCGATAAAGCAACTTTTTTTAAAGTACATACGGAACCTGACATCACAGCAGGAAAATGATCAGGTGCTCTTGATGATGAAGAATGATAACTATCAGGAAGAGTGGGCACAGGCTTTGACGGAATTTCAGTATGAATTTGAAGCCGGAAAGGAAGAAACTGAGCTGGCTGATCAGCAGGCACTTTTTCAAAAAATAAAAAAACGTGCAACTTTAAAAACGGTAAAAAAGCCATTGCATTGGATTGGCTATGCTGCATCTGTGCTATTGATATCGGCAATCGCATATTTTTTACTTAAACCGGTAAATAAGCCTGTTATCGTTGCAAAAAACAAGACAGATAAACCTGCTGAAAAGACAGGGGGGCATAAATGGATTAAGTTACCAGATGGAACCTCTGTGCAATTGAACAACGATAGCCGTTTGGTGTATGACCAGGATTTTAAAGGAAAGCAAAAAAGAGAGGTAACCTTATATGGGGAAGCTTTTTTCGATGTGGCTCACGATGCAGCACATCCTTTTATCATTCATACGGGCAAAATCACGACAACTGTGCTGGGGACCGCGTTTAATATTTCTGCCTATGATCATCAGAAAGCGGTAACTGTAACGGTTACCAGAGGTAGGGTTTTGGTTCAGCGTGCAGATAAAACTTTGGCCGTATTAACTTCAAACCAGCAATTGAGCTGGAAAATCGGCCAGGAATATCAAAGCAAGCAGACTGTAAATACCGAAACTGCTACCGCCTGGAAGTCGCAGGATCTGATTATGGATGATATTACACTTTTGCAGGCTTCGGAGCTGATTGCAAAGCGTTACGGCATAGAAGTTTTATTTAAAAGCGATAAAGTAAAGAAGTGCCGCTTTACCGCTGCTTTTTTAAACAGGAATAATATCAGTCAGGTTACAGAAGTGCTTAGCGCGATTACCGGAGCTTCTTTTGAACGCAAAGGGAACCAACTTCTGATTGACGGTGAAGGGTGTGAAAATTTATAA
- a CDS encoding RagB/SusD family nutrient uptake outer membrane protein, which produces MKIIYYILSFALISAGLSCKKYVEIEDPKDQLATGTVFTTDATATAAMVGIYSDMNASNYQFANVLTSFTCAMAADEFVYASVLANFDEFKNNALTSGNTYVGIMWSSPYNFIYRSNAVIEGVSASNTLTPAVKNQLLGEAKFMRAFCHFYLVNFFGDVPLILNTDVLNNSNKARSPKAEVYAAIIRDLKDAKSLLVAAYPGAGERTRPNKTAATLLLSRAYLYTGNNALAESEANEVIANTTQYSILKNADLNDAASMTKTFLKNSNEAVWQLQVVNTLGGRNTWEGNTLIPTASPFYRLTKGIYGLETGFEAGDKRFSNWVGSYSTTTTPIVTHYYPFKYKVRVGAAGAAVSEYSMILRFAEAYLIRAEARVGLGRFSEAKDDLNVLRARAGLTPLAVAASQAVAMAQVEQERRVELFSEWGHRWFDLKRWKSVSGDPLKSRADDILPLSKPFWKPTAVLFPIPVEAMRTNPNMVQNPGYN; this is translated from the coding sequence ATGAAAATTATCTATTATATATTGTCCTTTGCCTTGATCAGCGCAGGTCTGTCATGCAAAAAATATGTAGAAATCGAAGATCCAAAAGATCAGTTGGCTACTGGAACCGTTTTTACCACCGATGCTACTGCAACTGCCGCAATGGTGGGTATTTACAGCGATATGAATGCTTCTAATTACCAGTTTGCTAATGTACTCACCAGCTTTACTTGTGCTATGGCCGCTGATGAGTTCGTGTATGCTTCTGTACTGGCCAATTTTGACGAATTCAAGAACAATGCCCTAACCTCCGGAAATACCTATGTGGGGATTATGTGGTCTTCGCCCTATAATTTTATTTACCGATCTAATGCCGTTATAGAAGGCGTTTCGGCTTCTAATACACTTACACCAGCAGTTAAGAACCAGTTATTGGGTGAGGCTAAGTTTATGCGTGCCTTCTGCCATTTCTATCTGGTAAATTTCTTTGGTGATGTACCGCTCATCCTTAATACTGATGTATTGAACAATAGCAATAAAGCCAGAAGTCCTAAGGCTGAGGTTTATGCTGCGATTATCCGGGATTTAAAAGATGCCAAAAGTTTATTGGTAGCCGCTTACCCTGGAGCCGGCGAGCGTACACGTCCAAATAAAACAGCAGCTACACTTTTGCTATCGAGAGCCTATCTATATACCGGGAACAACGCTTTGGCAGAGTCTGAAGCCAATGAGGTAATCGCGAATACAACACAGTACTCGATTTTAAAAAATGCTGATCTAAATGATGCCGCAAGCATGACCAAGACTTTTTTGAAAAACTCAAACGAAGCTGTTTGGCAGCTTCAGGTTGTGAATACGCTTGGCGGAAGAAACACTTGGGAAGGGAATACCCTTATTCCAACAGCCTCACCATTTTACAGGCTTACCAAAGGAATATACGGCCTGGAGACAGGTTTCGAAGCGGGAGATAAGCGGTTCAGCAATTGGGTTGGTAGCTACAGCACTACTACAACCCCTATTGTAACGCATTATTATCCTTTTAAATATAAGGTGAGGGTTGGAGCAGCAGGTGCTGCGGTAAGCGAATATTCAATGATACTCCGTTTTGCCGAAGCTTACCTGATCCGTGCGGAGGCCAGGGTAGGACTGGGCAGATTTTCTGAGGCCAAAGATGACCTTAATGTACTTCGCGCCCGTGCCGGACTAACGCCTCTGGCTGTTGCAGCAAGCCAGGCAGTTGCCATGGCGCAGGTTGAACAGGAAAGAAGGGTAGAGCTGTTTTCGGAATGGGGACACCGCTGGTTCGATCTTAAACGGTGGAAAAGTGTGTCGGGGGATCCTTTAAAATCCCGCGCAGATGATATTCTGCCACTGAGCAAGCCATTCTGGAAACCTACCGCAGTACTTTTTCCTATTCCGGTAGAGGCCATGCGTACCAATCCCAATATGGTTCAGAATCCAGGTTACAATTAA
- a CDS encoding TonB-dependent receptor produces the protein MYYKNTLYASQSLLTYHYTIIQKLRFFMKVNAILLVISLFAVSSLYAVNSSAQGLQEVTVSLGFSKGNLQEAFAKIEQQTDFRFAYKKEVISGVKVPQLEARQRSVKQILDALLQGSGLNYKLLNNSIIIFKAPVPLTPVNNYREEINGVVKDEKGNEMPGVSVKVKGKTIAAITDGNGAFKIQASADDILIFSYIGYSTIERPVQSAKPMNIFLEPQSGTLDAVVVIGYGTTTRRTNTGSVTTVGAKQIANQPVGDPIAALQGRVAGLDISSVTGYPGSAYNVRLRGQNSITAGTAPLYIVDGVPFISESLSQFSGANGNQSPLASINPADIEQIDILKDADATAIYGSRGANGVILITTKKGKSGKPAFTANVYTGISTVSKRVKMLNGSEYLAMRREAYANDAVTPTDAQAPDLLLWDQNLDQNWQDLLIGNSANLSELQLGLSGGTEQTKYLISGTYRDEKIVLPGDLGFKRGALNMSLNHSSVDQKFQFTSSLKYTLDENNTLQSDVTSFFNLAPNFPIYDAQGNYYWIGNEQNPMAYFERTNVSNTNNIFGNTTLSYQFLTGLTAKVSAGFNKMDMKQTQTLPKLGFNPVSYTGSSANYGTSNLNSYIVEPQLNYNVKLGKGSLAALVGGTWQHSLREGQGVTGSGYISDLQLDNIKAATLITPRSYSYTKYRYTSVFGRLTYNWDEKYIVNGTFRRDGSSKFGPNNRFGNFGAVGAAWLFSNENFIKENLPFLSFGKLRGSFGTVGNDQIGDYQFLDSWTPTSYPYGGIGGISPSRFPNPDYSWEVNRKLEAGLDLGFFNERLLLTTNFYRNRSDNQLIGSTLSSQSGFTSYQANLPAQVENKGWEFELSSINIKKKDFSWNTSFNLSLAKTKLLKYPDLKNSANAAKYVIGQPLSIVMGFDFLGINPQTGVPEFRDLNGDKAITDPADLIVIGNTMPKFYGGIQNSFTYKNFSLDFFFQFVKQEGPLLNYGYLSYSNGSALRNKDISALERWTMPGIPSMIPGASATAGKPIYTAYQNNYRLSNAVWGDASFIRLKNVSLKYNFKDLLKSWKFNNITMYVLGQNLFTITSYDGFDPETKGYSMPPISVYTAGLQVSF, from the coding sequence ATGTATTATAAAAATACACTTTATGCAAGTCAATCCCTATTGACTTATCACTACACTATTATCCAAAAATTAAGATTTTTCATGAAAGTAAATGCGATCTTATTGGTTATCTCATTATTTGCCGTCAGTAGCCTATATGCTGTTAACAGTTCTGCCCAGGGCCTGCAGGAAGTAACTGTATCCTTAGGCTTTTCGAAAGGAAATTTACAGGAGGCTTTTGCAAAAATCGAACAGCAGACCGATTTTCGTTTTGCTTATAAAAAAGAGGTCATCTCAGGTGTAAAAGTACCACAACTTGAGGCCAGGCAGCGTAGCGTAAAACAAATCCTTGATGCGCTTTTACAGGGCAGCGGATTAAACTATAAGCTGCTCAATAATAGCATTATTATTTTTAAGGCTCCGGTTCCCCTTACACCGGTCAATAATTACAGGGAAGAAATTAATGGTGTAGTAAAAGATGAAAAGGGTAATGAAATGCCTGGTGTTTCTGTTAAGGTGAAAGGCAAAACCATTGCCGCCATAACAGATGGCAACGGCGCGTTTAAGATCCAGGCCTCGGCAGATGATATCCTGATCTTTAGTTACATAGGTTATTCTACTATAGAGAGACCTGTGCAGAGTGCTAAACCAATGAATATATTCCTGGAGCCGCAAAGCGGAACATTAGATGCCGTTGTGGTAATCGGGTATGGAACCACTACCAGAAGAACCAATACCGGTTCTGTAACCACGGTAGGCGCAAAACAGATTGCCAACCAGCCTGTAGGAGATCCGATTGCGGCCTTGCAGGGCAGAGTTGCTGGCCTTGATATTTCTTCGGTAACTGGTTATCCGGGGTCAGCTTACAATGTACGCCTGAGGGGCCAAAATTCGATTACCGCAGGTACCGCACCTCTATATATTGTTGATGGTGTACCCTTTATATCAGAAAGTCTGAGCCAGTTTTCCGGGGCAAATGGGAACCAAAGTCCGCTAGCCAGTATCAATCCCGCCGATATCGAGCAGATTGATATCTTAAAAGATGCAGATGCAACGGCAATATATGGCTCCAGGGGAGCAAACGGCGTGATTTTGATTACCACTAAAAAAGGAAAATCAGGAAAACCAGCGTTTACGGCGAATGTATACACCGGAATTTCTACGGTAAGTAAACGCGTAAAGATGCTTAATGGTTCAGAATACCTGGCCATGAGGCGCGAGGCCTATGCAAATGACGCGGTTACCCCGACAGATGCACAGGCGCCGGATCTGTTATTATGGGACCAGAATCTTGATCAGAACTGGCAGGATCTGCTGATCGGTAATTCAGCCAATCTTTCTGAACTTCAGTTGGGTCTCAGTGGCGGTACAGAGCAGACTAAATACCTGATCAGCGGGACCTACCGGGACGAGAAAATAGTTTTACCCGGTGATTTAGGTTTTAAAAGAGGAGCATTGAATATGTCGCTTAACCATAGCTCGGTTGATCAAAAATTTCAGTTTACCAGTTCTTTAAAATATACACTCGATGAAAATAACACCTTACAAAGTGATGTAACCAGCTTTTTTAACCTTGCACCAAATTTCCCGATCTACGATGCGCAAGGGAATTATTACTGGATCGGAAATGAGCAGAACCCCATGGCTTATTTTGAACGTACAAATGTGAGCAATACTAACAATATTTTTGGGAATACCACTTTAAGCTATCAGTTTTTGACGGGCCTTACCGCCAAAGTAAGTGCCGGTTTTAACAAGATGGATATGAAACAGACCCAAACGCTTCCAAAATTGGGCTTCAACCCGGTCAGCTACACGGGGAGCAGCGCAAACTATGGAACCAGTAACTTAAATTCGTACATCGTAGAACCCCAGCTAAATTATAATGTTAAACTGGGCAAGGGCAGTTTAGCTGCTTTAGTGGGTGGCACCTGGCAGCACAGCCTGAGAGAAGGACAAGGTGTGACCGGAAGCGGTTATATCAGCGATCTGCAATTGGATAACATTAAGGCAGCTACACTGATCACGCCAAGAAGTTACAGTTATACCAAGTACCGCTATACATCAGTTTTTGGAAGGCTTACCTATAACTGGGATGAAAAATATATCGTAAACGGTACCTTCCGCAGGGATGGGTCTTCTAAGTTTGGTCCGAATAACCGTTTCGGAAATTTTGGCGCTGTAGGTGCAGCCTGGCTGTTTAGCAATGAGAATTTTATAAAAGAAAATCTTCCCTTCCTGAGTTTTGGTAAATTAAGGGGAAGTTTTGGTACGGTAGGGAATGACCAGATCGGTGATTATCAGTTCCTGGACAGCTGGACACCAACCTCTTATCCATACGGCGGAATTGGGGGAATATCACCTAGCCGTTTCCCGAACCCTGATTACAGCTGGGAAGTGAACAGGAAGCTGGAAGCAGGTTTAGACCTTGGTTTTTTTAATGAAAGGTTGCTACTTACTACAAATTTCTACCGCAACCGCTCAGACAATCAGTTGATCGGGAGCACACTTTCCTCGCAGTCTGGATTTACCAGCTACCAGGCCAATTTACCGGCCCAAGTAGAAAATAAAGGCTGGGAATTTGAGCTGAGTTCGATCAATATCAAAAAGAAAGATTTTTCATGGAACACTTCCTTTAACCTTAGCCTGGCCAAAACCAAATTACTGAAATACCCTGACCTGAAAAACTCGGCGAATGCAGCTAAGTACGTTATCGGCCAGCCCTTATCGATCGTGATGGGTTTCGATTTTCTGGGAATAAATCCACAAACTGGTGTTCCCGAATTCAGGGATCTTAACGGAGATAAAGCCATCACCGATCCGGCAGATCTTATCGTGATAGGAAATACGATGCCTAAATTCTATGGAGGTATCCAGAACAGTTTTACCTACAAAAACTTCAGTCTTGATTTCTTTTTTCAATTTGTAAAGCAGGAGGGGCCACTGTTAAACTATGGTTATCTGAGTTATTCCAATGGTTCTGCACTTAGAAATAAGGACATCAGTGCGCTTGAAAGATGGACAATGCCGGGCATTCCGTCGATGATACCTGGAGCAAGTGCAACTGCCGGTAAACCGATCTATACTGCATACCAGAATAATTACCGGCTGTCGAATGCGGTTTGGGGCGATGCTTCATTTATCAGACTGAAAAATGTTTCTTTGAAATACAACTTCAAAGACTTGCTCAAAAGCTGGAAATTCAACAATATCACCATGTATGTTCTGGGACAGAACCTCTTTACGATCACTTCATACGATGGCTTTGACCCTGAAACAAAAGGATATTCAATGCCTCCAATAAGTGTTTACACCGCAGGTTTACAGGTATCATTTTAA